The stretch of DNA TATCAGAAAGTTGTAGGTGCATAAAGTCAACTAAACGCTTAGCGATGTGTTCGTCTAAAATAGGAAACAAAATTTCCACGCGTTTAATCATATTTCGAGTCATCATATCTGCAGATGATAAATAAATTTTTGCTTCGCCATTATTGTAAAAATAGTAAATGCGCGAATGTTCTAACAAACGTCCGACTATACTCACCACTTCAATGTGATCGCTTATTCCAGGAATACCTGGTTTCAAGCAACATATACCGCGAATAATCAATTTGATTTCCACACCTGCTTGAGACGCTTCGTATAACTTTTTAATTAATGCTTTATCTGTCAATGAATTCATTTTCATCATCATTTTTCCATTACCGTATTGTCGATGGCTCTCTATTTCCTCATCAATACGTTCAATAAATAAATCGCGTATTTCATAAGGTGCAACAATGAGTTTTTGATAATCCGGTTTCATGGAATAACCACTTAAATAATTAAAAAAGTTCATTGCATCTTCACCAATTTGTCTATCCGTCGTTATAATCCCCATATCCGTATAAAGTTTAGCTGTTTTATCATTATAATTTCCTGTTCCTAAATGGACAAAGGGTGTGAGTTTACCTTTCACGCGCTTGATGACGAGCGTGATTTTACTGTGCGTTTTAAGATGTGTCATTCCATACATCACATGACAGCCCGCTTCTTCTAACATTTTTGCCCATTGCACATTGTTTTCTTCATCAAAACGCGCTTTTAGTTCAACAAGAACCGTCACCTGTTTACCATTTTCTGCCGCGTTTTTTAACGCTTCAATAATAGGAGAATCGCTACTCACGCGATATAAGGTTTGTTTAATTGCCAGTGTGTCTGGGTCTTCAGCTGCTTCTTTTATAAAATCAACAATTGGGTCAAATGATTCATATGGGTGGTGGAAGAAGATGTCTCTCTTTAATGCTAACTCATAAATGTTTTCATTACCTAAAGATTGTGGAATTTGAGGCGTATAACGTTCATATGTCAGTTGTTTTAACTTATGAGACAAATGATTCACTAATTCGAATAGCATCGTTAAATCTAATGGCCCTTCGATATCATAGACATCTTGTGGTTCTAACTCTAACGTTTCAATCAGCCAATCCAAATTGATATTGTGATGATTTTGAAGATCAATTTCCAATCTCACCGCGACACCACTTTTACGCTCCTTTAGAAAACGTTCTATTTCGATTAATAAATCTTCTGCACCGTCTTCATGGATTGTTAAATCAGCATTCCTAGTAATTCTAAATGTATAAGTATGAAGTACTTCATA from Staphylococcus lutrae encodes:
- a CDS encoding RNA degradosome polyphosphate kinase, yielding MDLNQPEHYNNREVSWLDFNYRVLQEACDEQNPLLEQLKFLAIGSSNLDEFFMVRVAGLKDQMKMGFDKPENKTQLTPEQQLKAIEKKNRENVAFQYRRFNELVEMLRTYEVYLCKPEALNDPLLQQLENIFLSEILPTLTPLGIDAYRPFPKLNNKTLNIFVDIDTGDEINSAIVQIPTLLKRFTTINEGNRQYIILIEDIISFFMGYLFKGYEVLHTYTFRITRNADLTIHEDGAEDLLIEIERFLKERKSGVAVRLEIDLQNHHNINLDWLIETLELEPQDVYDIEGPLDLTMLFELVNHLSHKLKQLTYERYTPQIPQSLGNENIYELALKRDIFFHHPYESFDPIVDFIKEAAEDPDTLAIKQTLYRVSSDSPIIEALKNAAENGKQVTVLVELKARFDEENNVQWAKMLEEAGCHVMYGMTHLKTHSKITLVIKRVKGKLTPFVHLGTGNYNDKTAKLYTDMGIITTDRQIGEDAMNFFNYLSGYSMKPDYQKLIVAPYEIRDLFIERIDEEIESHRQYGNGKMMMKMNSLTDKALIKKLYEASQAGVEIKLIIRGICCLKPGIPGISDHIEVVSIVGRLLEHSRIYYFYNNGEAKIYLSSADMMTRNMIKRVEILFPILDEHIAKRLVDFMHLQLSDNQKGRYQDATGVYHYIKNDLAPLNAQEYLMREAETYGKDFSKQSLIEDGMTMNTKKNWVARVKGHLKRK